The following are encoded together in the Vigna unguiculata cultivar IT97K-499-35 chromosome 2, ASM411807v1, whole genome shotgun sequence genome:
- the LOC114173638 gene encoding protein IQ-DOMAIN 31-like, whose protein sequence is MGKGRSPGKWFKNLLLGKKSSAKSTSSKKNDIFKPSSNKDVVVSSEVPVSDSPANSLLISSPISGANDTKGVLSEKEVVSRSAHDNNVLSTGEEAKVQDVANFETQEDPEKLKLTEAAIKVQAACRSYLARQTFQTLKGAIQLQALIRGHLVRRQAVSALYCVKGIVKFQALARGYIVRRSDIGHAVQKICKDTHCSNSISVVSSTREEKVSENVFVCKLLASSPYAVPLSLTSDPAEPNFARKWLEYWTQSHFWAPLPVLRKKSDSVSDEKNSSSQTVQRGQVKRTTRKSPAVKGDNGSVLAANRSKQRSKKDSSHPLPSAQEHPQKETEKSSLEKKHAHDVSNGSEVVNEKRKHSSRKILDHTVTDVLEQVPNSSSEKMEDLTVAKSEESDPGKGHGQPAEDQNGNEPHKDPIAVLRTSVKKGENGKVQGVGEDQNGGDDNCISNNCQRRASLPANFNDQDSELYTTPVTPRLPSYMAPTESAKAKLRAQNSPRFATDLVEKSSTTRRHSLSSSLNGKSGSFSPRAERLMAVSGRGVIKSDRSLSSSRDGTEKLIQPQWRR, encoded by the exons ATGGGGAAAGGAAGAAGTCCTGGCAAATGGTTCAAGAACTTACTCTTGGGGAAGAAATCGTCGGCAAAGTCTACTTCATCGAAGAAGAATGATATTTTT AAACCTTCAAGTAATAAGGATGTGGTGGTGTCTTCTGAGGTACCTGTGTCTGATTCACCTGCCAATTCTCTGCTGATATCCTCGCCTATATCTGGAGCTAATGATACCAAAGGAGTACTTTCAGAAAAGGAGGTAGTTAGTAGATCTGCACATGATAATAATGTTCTTTCAACTGGTGAAGAGGCCAAGGTGCAGGATGTTGCTAATTTTGAAACTCAAGAGGATCCTGAGAAACTTAAGCTTACAGAAGCAGCTATAAAAGTTCAGGCCGCTTGTAGAAGCTATCTG GCTCGTCAAACATTTCAAACACTCAAAGGAGCCATACAACTACAAGCTCTCATTCGTGGTCACTTGGTTAGAAGACAAGCTGTTTCTGCTTTATACTGTGTGAAGGGAATAGTTAAATTTCAAGCATTGGCTCGTGGTTACATTGTTAGACGTTCTGATATTGGCCATGCCGTCCAGAAGATTTGTAAG GATACTCATTGTTCAAATTCTATTTCGGTAGTTTCATCAACACGGGAAGAGAAGGTGTCAGAAAATGTCTTTGTTTGCAAG CTTCTGGCTTCATCCCCATATGCAGTTCCTCTATCACTCACCAGTGATCCAGCAGAACCTAACTTTGCTCGGAAGTGGCTTGAATATTGGACACAGTCACACTTTTGGGCACCTCTTCCTGTATTGAGAAAGAAATCTGACTCAGTATCTGATGAGAAAAATAGCAGTTCCCAGACAGTTCAAAGGGGACAAGTTAAAAGAACTACTAGAAAATCTCCTGCTGTGAAAGGTGACAATGGCTCTGTTTTAGCTGCTAACAGATCTAAACAGCGTTCAAAAAAGGATTCAAGCCATCCATTGCCTTCAGCTCAGGAACACCCACAAAAAGAAACTGAAAAAAGTAGTCTTGAGAAAAAACATGCACATGATGTTTCAAATGGATCTGAGGTTGTTaacgaaaaaagaaaacacagcAGTAGAAAGATTTTGGATCACACTGTCACCGATGTTTTAGAGCAGGTCCCAAATTCCTCTTCAGAGAAAATGGAAGATTTGACGGTGGCAAAGTCAGAAGAGTCTGATCCTGGGAAGGGTCATGGACAGCCAGCAGAAGATCAGAATGGTAATGAGCCACATAAGGATCCTATTGCTGTTTTAAGGACTAGTGTGAAGAAGGGTGAAAATGGAAAAGTTCAAGGAGTTGGTGAGGATCAGAATGGTGGTGATGATAATTGTATCAGTAACAATTGCCAGAGAAGAGCTTCACTACCTGCAAACTTCAATGATCAAGATAGTGAGTTATATACCACTCCTGTTACTCCAAGGCTTCCCAGTTATATGGCTCCTACGGAATCTGCAAAGGCCAAGCTAAGAGCTCAAAACTCTCCAAGATTTGCTACTGATTTGGTAGAAAAAAGCAGTACAACCAGGCGGCATTCACTTTCCTCCTCACTCAATGGAAAGTCAGGTTCATTTTCCCCGAGAGCTGAAAGGCTGATGGCCGTGAGTGGCAGAGGAGTGATAAAGTCTGATAGATCTCTGTCATCTTCAAGAGATGGAACCG AGAAGTTGATCCAACCTCAGTGGAGAAGGTGA